From the Leptolyngbya sp. O-77 genome, one window contains:
- a CDS encoding glutamate-5-semialdehyde dehydrogenase, with product MFSNSQDSLDSPADLLTTLHRAYAAAGHLAAMKGGDRSRALQVMADVLKDQQDDILEANTLDLEASREMAVPDLVLEWLKLTPERIEAVVKMLQRLSELADPTQQMLTIPYSLSHSQSYCQLMPLGVIALVYEAFPELGAIAAGLCIRTGNSIVLRGSSEASNSNQAIASTLKLALQEAGLPTDALGWIPTDQGDSIRELVTQDAYVNLVIPYGRVSLVNQVIRQATVPVLKTAIGNCYLYWSPSGSLDLARSMILDSHQSEPDPVNAIEKVLISTHHDPNTLQALWRSLRDKGFRLRGDAGLVAEFPDLALAEDGEWQRPYLDGTIAFCAVSGLEEAIAFMNRHSSGHADCLVTESYQESHQFALHINSATTYINASPRFYRNPKQGSPIALGMSNQKGHRRGLITLETLTTLKYVVQGSG from the coding sequence GTGTTTTCTAACAGTCAGGATTCTTTAGACTCCCCAGCCGACTTGCTGACCACGCTTCATCGGGCTTATGCGGCGGCGGGTCATTTGGCTGCGATGAAAGGGGGCGATCGCAGTCGGGCGCTCCAGGTGATGGCTGATGTGCTGAAGGATCAGCAGGACGATATTCTTGAGGCCAACACGCTAGATCTCGAAGCCAGTCGAGAAATGGCCGTGCCCGATCTGGTGCTGGAATGGCTAAAGCTGACCCCAGAGCGGATCGAGGCAGTGGTCAAAATGTTGCAGCGGCTCTCGGAGCTAGCCGACCCGACGCAGCAAATGCTGACGATTCCTTACTCGCTCAGCCATTCTCAGTCCTATTGCCAGCTCATGCCGCTGGGGGTGATTGCGCTGGTGTATGAGGCGTTTCCCGAACTGGGGGCGATCGCCGCTGGGCTATGCATTCGCACGGGCAACAGCATCGTCCTGCGGGGCAGCAGCGAAGCCAGCAACTCCAACCAGGCGATCGCCAGCACGCTGAAACTCGCCCTCCAGGAAGCCGGCCTGCCCACCGATGCCCTCGGCTGGATTCCTACCGACCAGGGCGACTCCATCCGCGAACTGGTGACGCAAGATGCCTATGTCAACCTGGTGATTCCCTACGGTCGCGTCAGCCTGGTCAACCAAGTGATCCGCCAGGCGACCGTGCCCGTGCTAAAAACGGCAATTGGCAACTGCTATCTCTACTGGTCACCCTCCGGCAGCCTGGATCTGGCGCGGAGCATGATTCTCGACAGCCACCAGAGCGAACCTGATCCAGTCAACGCCATCGAAAAAGTACTGATCAGCACTCACCACGACCCCAACACGCTGCAAGCCCTCTGGCGTAGCCTGCGTGACAAAGGCTTTCGGCTGCGGGGCGATGCGGGGCTGGTGGCAGAATTTCCTGACCTGGCGCTGGCAGAAGACGGTGAGTGGCAGCGCCCCTACCTGGACGGCACGATCGCCTTTTGCGCGGTCAGCGGGCTAGAGGAGGCGATCGCCTTTATGAATCGCCACAGCAGCGGCCACGCCGACTGCCTGGTCACGGAATCGTATCAGGAAAGCCATCAGTTTGCTCTGCACATCAACAGCGCCACCACCTACATCAATGCCTCCCCCCGCTTTTATCGCAACCCCAAGCAGGGCAGCCCCATCGCCCTCGGCATGTCGAACCAGAAGGGACATCGGCGCGGGCTAATTACGCTAGAAACGCTGACCACGCTGAAGTACGTGGTGCAGGGGAGCGGGTGA
- a CDS encoding IS5 family transposase (programmed frameshift): MTTRRYALRDDQWERLQDLLPGRAGAVGVTAKDNRLFVEAVLYRYRAGIPWRDLPERFGHFRKVHTRFRRWAKTGVWQRVFQVLSEDADNEYAMIDTTIVRAHQHSAGAKGGDANAQAIGRSKGGLSTKIHATVDALGNPTGFHLTPGQTCDLDGADVLLENIQADTVLADKGYDADQRVIERLQQQGKTAVIPPKRNRKTPRDYDKELYKARHLIENFFAKLKQYRAIATRYDKLAETFLSAIYMAAALIWLN; this comes from the exons ATGACAACCCGACGCTACGCCCTGCGCGATGACCAATGGGAACGGCTCCAAGATTTGCTCCCTGGACGAGCGGGGGCGGTAGGAGTCACAGCAAAGGATAATCGTCTGTTTGTCGAGGCAGTGCTATATCGATATCGAGCCGGCATTCCCTGGCGAGACTTGCCAGAGCGGTTTGGTCATTTTCGCAAGGTTCACACCCGCTTTCGGCGCTGGGCAAAGACGGGCGTATGGCAACGGGTGTTTCAGGTGCTGTCTGAAGATGCAGACAACGAATACGCCATGATCGACACCACGATTGTGCGTGCTCATCAGCATAGTGCTGGGGCAAAGG GGGGGGATGCCAATGCCCAAGCCATTGGTCGTAGTAAAGGGGGATTGAGCACCAAGATTCATGCGACTGTCGATGCACTGGGCAATCCGACAGGCTTTCACCTCACACCCGGGCAGACCTGTGACCTTGATGGGGCTGATGTGCTGCTAGAGAATATTCAAGCTGATACAGTCCTGGCTGACAAAGGATATGACGCAGACCAACGGGTGATTGAGCGACTCCAACAACAGGGCAAGACGGCTGTGATTCCGCCCAAGCGAAACCGCAAGACACCGCGTGATTACGACAAGGAGCTATACAAAGCGCGGCATCTGATTGAGAACTTCTTTGCCAAACTCAAGCAGTATCGAGCGATTGCGACACGCTATGACAAGTTAGCCGAGACGTTTCTGAGTGCAATTTACATGGCGGCTGCCCTTATTTGGCTTAATTGA
- a CDS encoding YidH family protein: MPDAPRNLTNELAKERNRAAAERTLLAWIRTSLSLIGFGFGIDQIVTAIQRTRRLDDLETMYLARITGLAFIAVGLYAMLSATIEHRRELRRIQRDDYLYTSRRSNALAVAIALMVIGIFAFLGIIISTLN, from the coding sequence ATGCCCGACGCGCCCCGCAACCTCACCAACGAACTCGCCAAAGAGCGCAACCGAGCCGCTGCCGAGCGCACGCTGCTGGCGTGGATTCGCACCTCGCTGTCGCTGATTGGCTTTGGCTTTGGTATTGACCAGATTGTGACCGCGATTCAGCGAACCCGCAGGCTCGACGATCTGGAGACCATGTACCTGGCGAGAATCACCGGACTGGCGTTCATCGCGGTCGGGCTATATGCGATGCTGTCGGCGACAATTGAGCATCGGCGGGAGTTGCGGCGAATTCAGCGGGATGATTATCTGTATACGTCGCGACGCTCTAATGCGCTGGCCGTGGCGATCGCCCTCATGGTGATTGGCATCTTCGCCTTCCTGGGAATCATCATCAGCACGCTAAACTAA
- a CDS encoding zinc metallopeptidase, whose amino-acid sequence MPKRRLRRWRSPPHELGHVQQYQTGSPMIAARSFLLPALQFTPTISYMAFLLGFMFGMVGLMWIGVLMFGLMVFFSVLTVPIEIDASRRGLKLLEDAGLLDTPEERQGARQMLGAAGWTYIAAAATSLMQLLYYVSLTQRSRRRY is encoded by the coding sequence GTGCCGAAGCGTCGATTGCGTCGATGGCGATCGCCGCCCCATGAGCTGGGGCATGTGCAGCAATATCAAACGGGTTCGCCGATGATCGCTGCCCGCAGTTTCTTGTTACCTGCGCTGCAATTTACCCCAACGATTTCCTACATGGCCTTCTTGCTGGGCTTTATGTTTGGCATGGTAGGGCTGATGTGGATTGGGGTTCTCATGTTTGGTCTGATGGTATTCTTTTCAGTGCTGACGGTGCCGATTGAAATCGATGCTAGCCGTCGGGGCCTAAAGCTGCTGGAAGATGCGGGGCTGCTGGATACGCCAGAGGAGCGCCAGGGAGCCAGACAAATGCTCGGTGCCGCAGGCTGGACTTACATCGCCGCCGCCGCAACCTCCCTCATGCAACTGCTTTATTACGTTAGCCTGACTCAGCGCAGCCGCCGCCGCTACTAG
- a CDS encoding zinc metallopeptidase, which produces MFFYDPTYLLWVMLPTMLISMLVQGRLKSAFAKWSRVPNSERYTGMQVAQTIFNRTSLNTIPAGADPAEP; this is translated from the coding sequence ATGTTCTTTTACGATCCGACCTATTTACTTTGGGTGATGTTGCCTACCATGCTGATTTCCATGCTGGTGCAAGGCCGACTCAAAAGCGCCTTTGCCAAGTGGAGCCGCGTGCCCAACAGCGAACGCTACACAGGAATGCAGGTGGCGCAGACGATTTTTAACCGTACGTCGCTCAACACAATTCCCGCTGGAGCCGACCCCGCGGAGCCTTGA
- a CDS encoding DUF4203 domain-containing protein gives MLRTILLALFSGVFGVLLCFGGYRFFMVMLPVWSFFAGLWLGAKAVFLLLGGGFLATTTGLTVGLVLGILLAVFCWQFYEVGVVLMGAATGALFGSSIMAILGFQQGTLPALVALGAGLVLGVLTYMRNWQKYLVMLLSAQGGANALVLSLLLLNGRVSIEELKDAGNTLLPIFQDAWFWLLLWSGLAIAGFLYQLRRYRSVEFAKQEFVRFWM, from the coding sequence ATGTTAAGAACTATTCTGCTAGCGCTGTTTTCAGGAGTATTTGGCGTGTTGCTCTGTTTTGGAGGCTACCGCTTTTTTATGGTGATGCTACCCGTTTGGTCGTTTTTTGCGGGGCTGTGGCTGGGGGCAAAGGCAGTGTTTCTGCTGCTGGGTGGCGGCTTTTTGGCCACGACGACTGGGCTAACCGTCGGGCTGGTGCTGGGGATTTTGCTGGCGGTTTTTTGCTGGCAATTTTACGAAGTGGGTGTGGTTCTGATGGGCGCAGCCACGGGCGCATTGTTTGGATCGAGCATTATGGCTATTCTCGGCTTTCAGCAGGGGACGTTGCCTGCGCTGGTGGCGCTGGGAGCGGGGCTGGTGCTGGGCGTGCTGACCTATATGCGAAACTGGCAAAAATATCTGGTGATGCTGCTGTCGGCTCAGGGCGGGGCGAATGCGCTGGTGCTGTCGCTGCTGTTGCTGAACGGGCGCGTCTCGATTGAGGAACTGAAAGACGCGGGCAACACGCTATTGCCCATTTTTCAAGATGCCTGGTTTTGGCTGCTGCTGTGGAGTGGGCTGGCGATCGCCGGATTTCTCTATCAACTGCGGCGCTATCGCAGCGTAGAGTTTGCCAAGCAAGAGTTCGTTCGCTTTTGGATGTAG
- a CDS encoding pyruvate kinase, which yields MNHQTVPALKLDAEGLDLNDPQVLLSTLKALRQLVADEGQAIFSRWRSHIHRQAFLHSALNLSHYLALRRHDLRDLQAALMPWGLSSLGRSESRVMPNLDAVIATLSAVCGQQNPPVRPPIEAFFEGDRLLKQHTEDLFGPPPARRQVRIMVTLPTEAATDYGLVCEMLRRGANCVRINCAHDTPEIWTQMIDQVRWAEQETGTSCKVMMDLGGPKIRTGAVLAPIGQSRVFRGDTLILARQLPQPSDPIDAAHPPAGDRFYITCTLPEVLDRLTDGATVYIDDGKLRTRVIDSHYPLPDGQVGLLLQVTHASPKGTKLRPEKGLNFPGTALHLSPLTAKDLDDLDFVATHADIVGYSFVQQPDDITLLQTELRQRLGNAKTDCAANPRACHQLSQIRAAAM from the coding sequence ATGAATCATCAAACAGTTCCCGCTCTAAAGCTTGATGCCGAGGGTCTGGATCTAAACGATCCGCAGGTCTTGCTCTCGACCCTAAAAGCATTGCGTCAACTCGTAGCCGATGAAGGGCAGGCAATTTTCTCCCGATGGCGATCGCACATTCATCGGCAAGCGTTTTTACATAGCGCCCTCAATCTGTCCCACTATCTGGCGCTGCGCCGCCATGACCTGCGGGATCTACAAGCCGCGCTGATGCCGTGGGGTTTATCTTCGCTTGGGCGCAGCGAATCTCGCGTGATGCCCAACTTAGATGCAGTCATTGCCACCCTCAGCGCCGTTTGCGGACAGCAGAACCCGCCTGTGCGGCCGCCCATCGAAGCATTTTTTGAGGGTGACCGTCTGCTGAAACAGCACACTGAAGATCTGTTTGGGCCGCCCCCTGCCCGACGGCAAGTCCGAATTATGGTCACGCTTCCAACCGAAGCAGCAACTGACTATGGCTTAGTATGCGAGATGCTGCGGCGGGGCGCAAACTGCGTGCGGATCAACTGCGCCCACGATACGCCAGAGATTTGGACTCAAATGATTGACCAAGTGCGCTGGGCTGAGCAAGAAACCGGAACCTCATGCAAAGTGATGATGGACTTGGGCGGCCCCAAAATTCGCACAGGCGCGGTGCTGGCCCCAATTGGGCAATCCCGCGTCTTTCGGGGCGACACGCTGATTCTGGCGCGGCAGTTGCCCCAGCCGAGTGACCCCATCGACGCGGCCCATCCGCCAGCGGGCGATCGCTTCTACATAACCTGCACCCTGCCCGAAGTTCTAGATCGCCTCACTGATGGCGCAACAGTTTATATCGATGACGGCAAGCTTCGCACCCGCGTAATAGATTCGCACTATCCTCTGCCAGATGGACAAGTCGGACTGTTGTTACAAGTGACTCACGCCAGCCCCAAAGGAACTAAGTTGCGTCCTGAAAAAGGGCTAAACTTTCCGGGCACTGCACTGCACCTCAGCCCTCTGACTGCTAAAGATTTGGACGACTTAGACTTTGTAGCGACCCATGCCGACATCGTGGGCTATTCGTTTGTGCAACAGCCCGACGACATTACGCTCTTGCAGACAGAACTGCGGCAGCGATTGGGCAACGCCAAAACCGACTGTGCTGCAAATCCTAGGGCGTGTCATCAATTAAGCCAAATAAGGGCAGCCGCCATGTAA
- a CDS encoding IS5 family transposase (programmed frameshift), giving the protein MTTRRYALRDDQWERLQDLLPGRAGVGVTAKDNRLFVEAVLYRYRAGIPWRDLPERFGHFRKVHTRFRRWAKTGVWQRVFQVLSEDADNEYAMIDTTLCVLISIVWGKGGDANAQAIGRSKGGLSTKIHATVDALGNPTGFHLTPGQTCDLDGADVLLENIQADTVLADKGYDADQRVIERLQQQGKTAVIPPKRNRKTPRDYDKELYKARHLIENFFAKLKQYRAIATRYDKLAETFLSAIYMAAALIWLN; this is encoded by the exons ATGACAACCCGACGCTACGCCCTGCGCGATGACCAATGGGAACGGCTCCAAGATTTGCTCCCTGGACGAGCGGGGGTAGGAGTCACAGCAAAGGATAATCGTCTGTTTGTCGAGGCAGTGCTATATCGATATCGAGCCGGCATTCCCTGGCGAGACTTGCCAGAGCGGTTTGGTCATTTTCGCAAGGTTCACACCCGCTTTCGGCGCTGGGCAAAGACGGGCGTATGGCAACGGGTGTTTCAGGTGCTGTCTGAAGATGCAGACAACGAATACGCCATGATCGACACCACATTGTGCGTGCTCATCAGCATAGTGTGGGGCAAAGGGGGGGATGCCAATGCCCAAGCCATTGGTCGTAGTAAAG GGGGATTGAGCACCAAGATTCATGCGACTGTCGATGCACTGGGCAATCCGACAGGCTTTCACCTCACACCCGGGCAGACCTGTGACCTTGATGGGGCTGATGTGCTGCTAGAGAATATTCAAGCTGATACAGTCCTGGCTGACAAAGGATATGACGCAGACCAACGGGTGATTGAGCGACTCCAACAACAGGGCAAGACGGCTGTGATTCCGCCCAAGCGAAACCGCAAGACACCGCGTGATTACGACAAGGAGCTATACAAAGCGCGGCATCTGATTGAGAACTTCTTTGCCAAACTCAAGCAGTATCGAGCGATTGCGACACGCTATGACAAGTTAGCCGAGACGTTTCTGAGTGCAATTTACATGGCGGCTGCCCTTATTTGGCTTAATTGA
- a CDS encoding pyruvate kinase, which yields MTLPKVLAKIPAIVAKIETALAVSNLPELIVYAAGQQSFGVMIARGDLAVEIGYQRLIEIQEEILWLCEAAHVPVIWATQVLESLVKKGAPSRGEMTDAAMAERAECVMLNKGRFVTEAIAILDDVLARMETHQLKKTPQLRALHSWLHRS from the coding sequence ATGACACTCCCTAAGGTTCTGGCAAAGATTCCGGCAATTGTTGCCAAGATTGAAACTGCATTAGCAGTCTCCAACCTGCCAGAGCTGATCGTCTACGCCGCCGGGCAACAATCCTTTGGCGTGATGATTGCAAGAGGCGATCTAGCAGTAGAAATTGGCTACCAGCGCCTCATCGAAATTCAGGAAGAAATTCTCTGGCTATGCGAGGCAGCGCATGTGCCCGTTATTTGGGCAACGCAGGTGTTGGAAAGCTTAGTGAAAAAAGGCGCACCGTCCCGGGGTGAAATGACGGATGCTGCTATGGCAGAACGCGCCGAATGTGTGATGTTGAACAAGGGCCGGTTTGTCACCGAAGCCATTGCCATCTTAGACGATGTGCTAGCACGCATGGAGACTCACCAGCTCAAGAAAACGCCCCAACTCCGCGCCCTGCACTCTTGGTTACATCGATCCTGA
- a CDS encoding chemotaxis protein CheW, whose protein sequence is MALLNSLRALRSKPVEATRQLLVFPLRQERFALPLAIVHRVIEIDRLYAQQDGTETAIALAHNENIPVLNIQQRIFVNAQTPAKRIESDTQIDTQHVSSQDAANQQPSTFATPQYLILVYNLQGDITGLLIDGPPTLQRFAESAFQPLSGLYQQEGGIRCVSGLVLSRADCAPIFLLNLAQVMQSQTALSGSM, encoded by the coding sequence ATGGCTCTTCTGAACTCTCTGCGAGCGCTGCGCTCTAAACCCGTCGAGGCTACTCGGCAACTGCTGGTTTTTCCGCTGCGACAGGAGCGGTTTGCCCTGCCGCTGGCAATTGTGCATAGGGTCATCGAAATCGACCGTCTCTATGCTCAGCAGGATGGCACAGAAACGGCGATCGCCCTCGCCCATAACGAAAATATTCCCGTGTTAAACATCCAGCAGCGCATCTTTGTGAATGCACAAACACCCGCCAAACGCATAGAATCTGACACGCAAATTGACACGCAGCACGTTAGTAGCCAGGATGCAGCCAATCAGCAGCCCAGCACCTTTGCCACACCTCAATACCTAATCCTGGTTTACAACTTGCAGGGAGATATCACTGGGCTGCTAATTGATGGGCCGCCTACCCTCCAGCGCTTTGCAGAATCTGCCTTCCAACCCCTGTCTGGACTTTACCAGCAGGAAGGCGGGATTCGCTGTGTCAGCGGACTTGTCCTGTCCCGTGCTGACTGTGCCCCAATTTTCTTACTCAATCTGGCACAGGTGATGCAATCTCAAACGGCACTGTCAGGATCGATGTAA